From the Gramella sp. Hel_I_59 genome, one window contains:
- a CDS encoding YraN family protein: MATHNDLGKKGEELAVQFLLKNNYEILERNFRYRKAEVDIIAREADTLIAVEVKSRSSVYFGNPADFVKPAQIKLLVEAMNYYSEKHDTDLEIRFDIIAITKSGSNYEMEHITDAFLHF; the protein is encoded by the coding sequence ATGGCTACTCATAATGATCTGGGCAAGAAGGGGGAGGAGTTGGCAGTACAGTTTCTTCTGAAAAATAATTACGAGATCCTGGAACGTAACTTCAGGTATCGTAAAGCTGAAGTAGATATCATTGCCAGAGAAGCTGATACCTTAATAGCAGTTGAAGTAAAATCACGAAGTTCGGTCTATTTTGGAAATCCTGCAGACTTTGTGAAACCTGCTCAGATCAAATTACTTGTGGAAGCAATGAATTACTATTCGGAAAAGCATGATACAGATCTGGAGATCAGGTTCGATATCATTGCGATTACAAAATCTGGATCCAACTACGAAATGGAACATATTACTGATGCCTTTCTACATTTTTAA